The nucleotide window AAATGGGGAATTGTCCTCAATCTTGAGCCGCAAACTAATTTTTAGAAGTGCCCTTTCTTGAAATCGAAGACATGCGTTCTACCAACCAGCTGACCGGAAGCAAGAAATCCGGCTTTTTGTAGCTCAGTTCGTGCTCATTTTACCTTTATACTGCCCGCTGCGCAAGCAAAATTGCGCGATATTGCGGGAAGAAGCTTTTCCAGAGGGGGAGTTATCTGCCGAGAAGAGTCTTTATCTCTTCTCGTTTGTTTCTGTAAACAGGATTGTCGGGTTCAATCTCACAGAGAACTTCAATTATCCCCAGAGCGTCTTCGTAAAGCCCTTGGGAAACATAGAGATTAAGCATCGTGTCCGTCTCGAAAACTCCGGCCTGCGACCTGATTTCCTCCTCCGGTTCCGGGGAGGGCTCCTCAGATTTCCCGGTATCCTCCCCCCTGCGCCATGGATCGGGAACGGGCGACAGGGCAACCCTGAAGGCTTCGGCTGTTCTGCCCGCGCTTTTGTATATATGAATCAGAAGGTCTGACGCCTGAGTGTTCCGGCGATCAAGAGAAAGCGCTTTTTTGAGTTCCTCCTCCGCAGCGGCGGCATTCAAGCACATAAGATGCGCCCTGGCCAGAACGAGTCTCGCCCGGCTGTTATCGCCTTTTTCCTCCGTAAAATCAGAAACCGTGCGTCTCGCCGTGGTCACGTCTCCAAGTGCGAGATGAACTTCCGCCAGAGCGAGAAGCGAATCGGAATCGGGAAACATCCTCAAGGTGTATTCGTACTTTTCCTTAAGCGCTTCAAGCTCACGCCGATTAAGGGTCTTAAGCTCATCCATAGGCCTTTTTGTTTTTAGAAATCCCGGTAATCGCCGCACCTTTTATCGATCCACCCTGAGCAATAAACATGCGCAGGAATCAAACCGGCACCGCCCTACCAAGAATACCGCAACGCTGTGGGGCGAACAACTCCAAACAAGACGCCGCCGCGACCCGGAGCTATCCTCTTTTAAGAAAAGAAAACATCTCCACTTCCTTTATGCCGACTATCTTGGCAAGCAGAAAATAAAGTATGACTCCTGACCCTACCGAGGCGGCCATAACCAGCGCCTTGTGAAAAGAGAAACCGCTTTCGCTCCAGTTAGAAAAACCGGCAACTGCACTTACCGCAAAACCCATTACAACCGCGATTGCAAGAATCCTGAGCGAAAAAAAGAGCATGTCGCGGGAGAGAAAATGTCCCAGACGGCCGTTCAGCAGGACAACCAGCAGGACAAAGTTCGCTACTGAGGAGATTGAACTCGCAAGCGCAAGTCCCAGGTGGTCAAGCGAGAACACGAATCCCAGAACGAAACCGCAGACCGCGTTCAGCAGGAAACAGAAAAACGCCACCTTGACCGGCGTCCTTGTGTCCTGAAGGGCGAAAAAAGCGGGTACGGTGATTCGAATTCCTCCCACCGCAAAAAGCCCGAGCCCATAGCCCAGGATGGCCTGAGAAGTATTTACAACCGCCGCGTAATCAAACTGCCCATGCTGGTAAAGAAAGTTGCAGAGGGGTACCCGCAGAGCTACTATGCCGACCATTGCGGGCACCATTATAAACAGTATGCGCCTCAGGGAACGCTGATACTCCGCGCCGAACCCCCCGTAATCATCCCTCGCCGCATAGCCCGAGAGCGCGGGGAGCGTAACGGTCGCCAGGGAAACGGCCACCACCCCGAGGGGAAACTCTATTATCCTCTCCGCGAAATAAAGGTAGGAGACGGTTCCCTCGGACATAAATGACGCGTACTGGGTGTTTACGAGTATGTTGAGATTGTAGACCGCTATTCCGAAAAGCTGAGGGAACATGAGAACCGCGAGTCTCCTGACCGCGGGGTGATTGAAGGTTTTCGCGAAGCCGAACATGAACTTTTCTTCGCGAAGATAAAACAGGTGGAGCAGCAGCTGCAGCACCCCCCCGCCAAGGATCCCGAAGCAGAGAGAAACTATAGGCACTTCAAATTCCCTGTAGAGGAACAGGGCGCTTGCTATTACGCACAGATTGAAAAGAACCGGAGAGAAGGCCGGTGCGAAAAAATGCCGTACGGAGTTAAGAACCCCCATCGCGAGAGCCGTAAGAGATATAAAAAGCACGTAGGGGAAAACAAGCCTGTTAAGATAGACCGCCAGATCGAAAGTCTTCTGATCAAATCCATAGGCGAAGAGCTTCACCAGCCAGGGGGAAAAAATTATCCCCAGCGCCACGACTAAAACGAGAATGATGAAAAGCACAGTGAATGTGGAACGCAGGGCGTCCTTTGCCCCTCGTCTGTCCCCCGACTCAAGGTACTCCGAGAATATGGGTACGAAAATCGCCGCCAGAGAGCCTTCGGCGAAAAGACGTCGCAGCAGGTTGGGAATACGAAACGCGACGTAAAAAGCGTCGGTCTGGAAACCCGCTCCGAAAATCGCCGCCACCACAACATCCCGCAGGTATCCGACGATCCTGCTCAACAGGGTAAGAAAACTTACTAGCCCCCACTTGTCCGTATGGTCTTCCCTTGTTTCCATGAAGATCCTAGTCCTCCGGCGGATCACCGCTCCTGGGAGGGTCGACAAAATCAAACTCTATTTCCCCCCTGAGCGCTTCCAGCACTCTGCGCGTTTCCGAAGTAAGTTCGGGAGTGGTGATCACCTTTACTATCATCTCCTTCGGAACTTCGGTTCTAACCCACATCAGGTGCCCGTAGGTGCCGAGTATCGCCTGCAAAAGAACATTGGAACTCTTGTCGGCAAGCTTTATAAAAAAAACAGACATTTCTTCTGAAGCAACCCCATGTGGAATCTCACCCTCCGAATCATCATGTCCTCTGATGAGAGTATATACAAAATAAGCCAACAAGTAGAATTGCGACCCCAACGGATAGTATTTTTTCTTATGCCCCCTCACGACATCATCCATTATTAAAGTAATATCTAGCCTTATATTTTTACCGCTCAACCGCTGAAAAGACTAGCTATTTCAAAATGTTACTTGACTTTTTACATGTTTTTTTATAATTTATGAATTGGCATGACAGGAATATATTATGGCATATAATGGCAGAAGGTAGCATAAAATGTTCAGAGGAAGATACGAACATACTATGACCAAGACCGGAAGGGTCAGTATTCCTTCGAAGTTCAGGGAGGTCTGCAGGAAGAAATATTCCGACGAGACCTTCGTAATAACGAACTTTGACCGCTACCTCATCGCCTATCCCATGAGGGAGTGGAATGAACTCGAGAAAAAGCTCTCCAAGATATCCATAACCGACAGCGAGGTTACGTCTTCAATACGCTATCTCATGGGAAACGCGGTTGACTGCCCTATAGACAACCAGGGAAGAGTTCTCATTCCTCAGTCGCTACGCTCATACGCCGCCATTGAAACTGAAGTCGTTCTGGTTGGCATGCTGAAAAAGATAGAGATCTGGTCAAAGGAAATATGGGAGAAGGAAAACGGCTCAGGGGCATTTGAGACTTTCATACAAAGCAGGGAGGTGCTCGCCGGATATGGTCTCTAAGAGAATAAGAGCCGCGGGCACAAGTTCTGAGCCGCAGGAGCAGTTCCATTCCCCAGTCATGGTAAAGGAGGTAGTTGAATACCTCGACCTGCCGGAGGGAGCAATCGTGGTCGACTCGACCGTGGGTCTCGGCGGACACTCCGAACATATTCTCAATGAATACCCTTCGATATCGAAGCTGATAGGCATGGATGTTGATCAGGCCACGATCTCTCTTGCGAAAGGCAGGCTTTCGGCCAACGCGGAAAAAGTAGAGATAGTGAAGAGAAACTTCATACACATTAAAAACACGGTCAATTCCATGGGAATAGAATACGTGGACGGCATCATCGCCGACCTGGGAATTTCCTCTTTCCAGCTCGAGCGTAGCGGTAAGGGATTCAGCTTCAACAGAAACGAGTTCCTCGACATGAGGATGGACGCGGGTCTTCAGTTCTCCGCCTACGATCTTGTAAACGAGATGAGAGGCGAAGAGCTTGAATACATACTGAGAAAATACGGCGAAGAGAAGTTCGCGCGGAGAATCGCTAACTCGATAATGAAAAGCCGGACGAAAAAACCCATACAGACTTCCCTCGAACTGGCCTCGATAATCTCGAACTCAATTCCCAAAAAGTTTCATCCGAAAAAAACGCATCCCGCGACCAAGACTTTTCAGGCGCTTCGGATCTCGATTAACAACGAACTCGACAATCTGGCGATCTTCATTGAAGAAGCTGTAAAGATCCTCAATACAGGAGCGAGGCTAGTGATCATCTCCTTTCACTCGCTTGAAGACAGAATAGTTAAGAACATGTTCAGAAAACTCGACTCCCCGTGTGCTTGTCCTCCAGATCTTCCCGTATGCGCATGTGGAGAATTTCAGCAGGTAAGAAGGGTGACCCGCTCGGTCGTACGGCCCGGGAGAAGGGAAGTGGAGGAGAATCCCAAGGCGAGAAGTTCAAAAATGAGGGTTGCAGAGGGGGTATAGTCGCAGATGAGAAGAAAGTTTGCCGGGAGGAAAAAAAGAGAAAAGGGATTATTTTCTCGTACATTAATCATTTTCTGTATCACTTTGATAATTGCGCTTTGCTTTCTGCGAATCAAGGTAGAACACACAAGGACCGGTTACGAGATTTCGAAAAACCGAGAAGTCGAAAGGGCTCTTTTAAAGGAAACCGTGATGCTTCACCACGAAATTTTAAAACTCAAATCTCTTGAACATCTCAAACCAGTGGCGGATAAAAAAGGATTCAGGTTCGCCAGTTACAAAGATGTCGTTTTCGTTGAAGAGGTAATAGTTGCACAGGAAGAACAGGATGAGGGATTCTGAAAAACAAAAACGGAAGTTTTATATTGCCTCAGTTTTTATTACAGGTCTGTTTGTGCTTCTGGGATACAGATCCTTTGAACTCCAGGTGCTCCAAAGTGAGAAGTTTTCCGCCGGGGCTAAAAAACAGCACAGCAGGGTTTACAGGATGCCTCCGGTACGGGGAACCTTGTTTGACCGGAATAAAAAACCTCTGGCCACAAGCGTCTGGGCAACTTCGATCTATCTGAATCCCAAGGAAGTAAAAAACCCGGACAAGCTTGCACGGACAATATCGAAACCGCTGGGTCTGTCCCGCAACAAACTGATCAGTCTTACACGTTCTGACAAGCCCTTTGTATGGATCAAAAGGGGAGAGGACCCCGGGACAGCAAAAAAGATAGAGGCCATGGGTCTTTCGGGGGTCGGTTTCGCCGAGGAACCGAAAAGGATTTACCCCAACGGTTCTCTGCTCGGGCAGGCGATCGGATTCACCAACATAGATCTTAAGGGAGTGGAGGGGCTTGAATACGGCTTTGAAAAAACGCTTGCCGGCAAACCAGCCACGGTGAGGATCAGAACCGACGGCAGGGGAAATAGCATATCCGACGTCCTGCTGAATGCGAAAGAACAGTCTACGAAGGGAAGCGACGTGCTGCTTACCGTGGATTCCAATATACAGCACATGACGGAAACTGCGCTCGAGAAAGGCATAAAGGAAATGAAAGCGGATAGGGGAGCCGCTCTCCTGATGAATCCTCAAACTGGTGAGATACTCTCCATGGCCTCCTATCCGTTTTTCAATCCTAACCGCTTCGGCGAGTTTTCTCAGGAAACGAGAAAGAATCTCCCTGTGTGGATGTCCTTCGAGCCCGGTTCCACGCTGAAGGTATTTTTGGCGGCGACCCTGCTTGAAGAAAAAATGGGGGATGAGAATACCGAGTATGACTGTGAAAACGGAAAGAAGAGAATCGGCCCGAAAGTAATAAAAGACGTGCACGGCCACGGAATCCTGACGGTTTCCGAGACCATCACGTATTCAAGCAACATATGTGCCTGGAAAATGGGGGAAACCTTAGGAAAGAAAAAACTTCACGATTCGCTCAGGAATTTCGGTTTCGGAGAAACGGTTGGAGTAGACCTTCCCGGGGAAGCCACAGGGAGAATACAGAGCCTAAGGGACTGGGGAGATATAGAACTGGCAACAATATCGTTCGGACAGGGAATATCGGTAACGGCAATCCAGCTGGCAACCGCGCTTTCGAGTATCGGAAACGGCGGATATTTGATGAAGCCTTATATCGTGAAGAAAATAGTCTCACCCGAGGGCAAAGTTCTCATGGAAAGAAGCCCGGAATCTGTAAAAAGAGTCATCTCCTACGATACGTCTTCTAAGGTCACCAGAATCCTTGAACAAGTAGTGGAAAACGGCACGGGTAAGAACGCCAGCATTCCCGGCTACAGAGTCGCGGGAAAAACAGGCACGGCGCAAATGCCTAATCCGCAGACCGGCACTTACTACGAAAACAGATATCTTTCGTCATTTATCGGTTTCGCCCCTGCTGATAACCCACGTCTTGCCCTCGTCGTAATCGTCGAGAACCCCAGAGAACATAACTACGGAGGGGTAGTCGCAGCGCCCATTTTCAAGTCCATAACTGAAAAAGTCCTGTTCTACATGCAAATACCTCCAGACAAGGAAAAGCTTGAAAAAATGGTCATGCCGGACATGGTGAACAAAAGCGCAAGAGCCGTCATGAAGTGGGCGGAAAAAGAGGAAGTGTCGGTCAGGTTCATAGGAAACGGCTACGTGGTCAGCCAGCATCCACCTTCAGGGAAAAAGATAAGAAGGGGAACAGACTGCACTTTCATCCTCAAGCAGAACATATGAGATTATCGGATGTTCTGAGAAACGCAGGAATCGAAGCTATAACTGGATCCAAGAATCCGGGAGATACGGAAATTACGGGAATAACTCTCAACTCGCAGAATGTGGAACCGGGGTCTCTTTTTATTGCCATCAGGGGCAAAGTCACCGACGGGCACAATTACGTCGCCTCCGCGGTAGAAAAGGGAGCGGTGGCGCTTCTGCTTGAGGAGATTTCAGCGGAAATTCCGGACCTCGGAGTTCCCTTTGCGAAAACGAGCGACTCTAGGGCTGCGGCATCCATTGTCGCCTCCAATTTCCATGATCACCCTTCCCTTGCAATGAAGGTCGTTGGGGTGACGGGGACAAACGGAAAAACCACTGTGTCTCACATGATAGAAGCCGGCTGGAAAGCCGATGGGGTAAACACGGGTCTCTTGGGAACAATAGAAAACAGATACATGGGTAAGACCGAACCTGCATCCCTTACAACACCTGATCCCATAGCTTTTATGAGCATGCTGCGTGAAATGAAAGACTCAGGAGTGACAAACGTCACGGTCGAAGTGTCCTCGCACGCCCTTGATCTAAAAAGGGTTGACGGATGTCACTTCGACGCGGCGATATTCACGAACCTCACCCAGGATCACCTGGACTACCACAAGACGCTTGAAGATTACTTCAGGGCGAAAGAAAGGCTTTTCTCGGAAATTCTCGAAAAAAGCGCAAAAAAAGAGGTGTTTTCGATAATAAACGCGGATGATCCTTTCGCAAGCAGGATATCCGCCTCGAAAAAAGGTCTGAAAATAACGTTTTCCACGGAAAAAAAAGACTCAGTCGTATTCGCGGAGAATTTCACGCTTGATTTTGGAGGTATAAAGGCCACGCTGGCCACCCCGTGGGGCAAGGTGGAACTTGATTCAAAACTCATGGGGAAACACAACCTCTATAACATGATGGCGGCAGCCGGAACGCTCCTCTCTCTCGGTTCGTCCCCAGCGACAACCGGGAGAGCGCTGAGTGAACTCAGGCGCATCCCTGGAAGGCTCGAGAAAATTGAGAGCAGCCTGGGAATAGATGTTTTTGTGGACTACGCCCATACCCCTGACGCGCTTGAGAACGTGCTTGCGTGTCTGAAACCTTTCTGTGCTCAGAGACTCATCACTGTCGTGGGTTGCGGAGGCGACAGAGACAGGGGAAAACGCCCCCTTATGGCTGCTGTGGGACGCAGGTATTCGGACATGCTGATAGTGACTTCGGATAACCCCAGAACGGAGGATCCGGAGAGGATAATAGAAGATATGACCGAGGGGGTAGAAGCCCAGGATACGGGGGTAGTGGTAATAACCGAAAGGGAGGAAGCCATAAAGAACGCCGTGGATAAGGCCGTACCTGGAGACACGGTTCTTATAGCGGGAAAAGGTCATGAGAACTACCAGATAATCGGCACTGAGAAAATTCATTTTGACGACAGGGAGATCGCAGAAAAACACCTTGAAGCCAGGGAAAGGAGGGGACTTTGAGATTCAGCCTTGACTTTCTGTTAAATTCCACGGGAGGGAGCCTCGTCGGCGGCAAGATGCCGGTTGGAGCTTCGGGGGTCTCCATTGATTCCAGAAATATAGAGAAAAACCAGCTCTTCGTCGCCATAGAGGGGCCCAACTTTGACGGGCACGATTACGTCGCCGAGGCTTTTGAAAAAGGCTCTGCGGGGGCGATAGTGGAAAAATACCCGCAAATACAGGACTCAAAACGCAACTGCGGCGCGATAATAAAAGTCGAATCCACGCAAAAAGCCCTCCTTGAGATGTCAAGACACTGGAGAAATTCGTTTCCCGACCTAAAAGTCGCCGCCATTACGGGTTCGAACGGAAAAACTACAACCAAGAACATGACCCACAGCATACTGTCCGTATCAGGCAGCGTGCTCAGCACCCACGGCAACCTAAACAATCAGATAGGTCTTCCGCTCAACCTTCTGAAACTGGAGAAAAGCCACGATTTCTGCGTGCTCGAGATGGGGATGAACTCTTTCGGAGAAATAAGAACCCTCGCGGATATCGCCTCGCCCGATGTGGGGACGATCACCACTGTAGGAAAAGCTCACCTGGAGGGAATGAAAAACCTGGAAGGAGTCGCAAAGGCTAAAGGAGAATTGGTTGAAAACTTCGGAGAGGAGAACACTTTCTGTGTAAACATTGACGATCCCTGGGTGGAGAAGATAGCGGCCCGCGTGCGCTGCCGGAAGATCACGTACGGGGTTGCCTCTCCGGAGGCTTTCATAAGGGCAGACGACATCAGCCACGAGGAAATGGAGTCCATCGAATTCACGATACACATAGGCAACCAGTCCGCCAGAGCGAGAATAAGGGGGATAGGAACTCACAATGTTTCAAATGCCCTTTCCGCCTCCGCTCTTGCGCATTCTCTCGGATGCGGAATGAGCGAGATACTGGCAGGTCTTGAGAAATACGTTCCCTCCGCCATGCGCCTTGAGGTTATCCGTACCCCTTTCGGCTTCAGAGTCATAAACGACTCATATAACGCAAATCCCGACTCGATGCGCGCGGCACTTGATGAACTCGTCGCCCACCGGCGCGGCAAGGCGAAGGCGGTAGCGGTTCTTGGGGACATGCTTGAGCTGGGAGAAAACAGCGAAAAAGAACACCAGATGATCGGGGAACATATCTCGAAGCTCGATCTTCATATGGTAATAGCCATGGGAGAATTCTCCCGGTCCCTCGTATCGTCCGTACGAGGGCAGACGGCATGTCACGTGGCGGAGAGCCCGCAGGAGGCAGCGGCCCTGCTTCTTGACGCGTGCCGAGAGGACGATTTGGTGCTTGTGAAGGGGTCCCGGGGAATGAAGATGGAAACGGTAATACAGATGCTTTACGAAAAATAAGCCATGCTCTACTTTCTGCATCTTCTAAAAGACGACTTTATTTTCTTAAATGTTTTCAAGTATATAACTTTCCGTTCTTTTGGGGCCGGGCTGACTTCGTTTGTCCTCTGCGTCCTCCTCGGGAAAAAGCTGATTGACCTGCTAAAAGCGGCGCAGCTCCAAGAAACCATACGCAAAGAAGGACCCAGCAGTCACGGCGTAAAAGCCGGCACTCCAACGATGGGGGGCATATTTATCGTAATGGCCATAATGATCTCATCCCTTCTCTGGACGAACTTCCTCATAGACAAAGTCATGCTCGTGCTTCTGTTCACGGCAAGCTTTGCCATTCTGGGATTTTTCGATGATTTCATGAAGATAAAGAGAGGAAAGGGTATAAGGGCAAGAGTAAAGTTTCTCTGCCAGACGCTCATAGCCGTGACTTTCGTGGTCATTCTCTGCATGAACGAAAGCGGAAGTTTCTCAATGTCCATGAGAGCCGGTGAAAGCGTGGTGTATCCCTCGACCTCGGTGGTGTCTCCGTTCATAAAGCAGGCAGTTGTGGATCTTGGGTATCTCTACATACTTTTCGCTCTTCTGGTCACCGTAGGTTCCTCAAACGCGGTGAATCTCACCGACGGTCTTGACGGTCTGGCCATAGGTTCGATCGCTATCGTAACCACCACTTATATAATCTTCGCCTATCTCGCCGGAAACCTGCAGTTTGCAAGCTACCTGCAGATTCCGCACGTGCAGGGAGCCGGGGAATTGGCCATCTTTCTCGCGGCGGTCGGAGGAGCATGCCTGGGGTTTCTCTGGTACAACTCCCACCCGGCCGAGGTGTTCATGGGAGATGTGGGTTCCCTTTCGTTGGGAGCAGCTATAGGATTCAGCGCCCTGATGATAAAGCAGGAAATACTCCTGATAGTGGCAGGGGGAATATTCTTCGTGGAAACGCTCTCGGTGATAATCCAGGTGATCTCGTTTCGCTCTACAGGCAAGAGAGTTTTCAGGATGACGCCCCTTCATCACCATTTCGAGCTTGCCGGATGGGCGGAATCGAAGGTGGTGGTGCGTTTCTGGATAATATGCGTGGTTCTTTCTATTCTCGCTCTTTCAAGTCTAAAGATAAGGTGACCAAATGGATCTCGACGAAAACAGATTCTTGATCGTGGGGCTCGGGATAACCGGAGTAGAAACTTCAAAATTCCTCCACTCCAAAGGAGCCTCGGTGAAAGCAACAGATTCGAGGGAAACCGGGGAACTCGGACCCGTGGTGGAGAAACTCGCGGCGGGAGGCGTGGAAATCCACTGCGGGACTCACGCGCCCGAATTCTTCGAATGGGCCGATACGATAGTACTGAGTCCAGGGGTAAGGTTCGATCTTCCCGAGATCAGGAACGCCCGAGTAGCGGGAAAAACGGTAATAAGCGAAATCGAGCTTGCGTGGAACTTCTTATCAAAACCGGTAATAGGCATAACGGGAACAAACGGAAAGACAACGACCACGTCCCTTCTCTCGGAAATGCTCAAACGAAGCGGAATAAGAATCTTTACGGGAGGAAATATAGGAACGCCCCTTATATCGGTAGCTGAAAAAGACGACGAATACGACTTCCTGCTGCTTGAACTCAGCAGCTTTCAGCTCCAGGGAATAAAGGATTTCTCTCCCCACATCGCGGTAATCCTCAACATATCACCGAACCACTTGGACCACCATTCGAGCATGGAAGAATACGAAGCGGCTAAGCTCGGGCTTTTCGCAAACCAGAAAGAAAATGACTGGGCAGTATTCAATGCGGACGATCCGGCGGTGCTTAAGGGCTCGAACAGCTTCAGGGCAAAA belongs to Candidatus Dadabacteria bacterium and includes:
- the murD gene encoding UDP-N-acetylmuramoyl-L-alanine--D-glutamate ligase, whose product is MDLDENRFLIVGLGITGVETSKFLHSKGASVKATDSRETGELGPVVEKLAAGGVEIHCGTHAPEFFEWADTIVLSPGVRFDLPEIRNARVAGKTVISEIELAWNFLSKPVIGITGTNGKTTTTSLLSEMLKRSGIRIFTGGNIGTPLISVAEKDDEYDFLLLELSSFQLQGIKDFSPHIAVILNISPNHLDHHSSMEEYEAAKLGLFANQKENDWAVFNADDPAVLKGSNSFRAKKISFGTGQEKTDVYCKEDEIVFGELSFYLRNSALVGEHNKENIMAAVAVAGVLGCQRDPVQKSINEFRPLPHRMEFVLTTRGVDVYNDSKSTTPFATLRAIESLPPPIILIAGGKDKGIDYNCLKDAVASKVKALVLIGETREKIRAQLGDLAQTTCADSLKEATQNAFELSNAGDTLLFSPGCSSFDMFGSYEERGNLFKEIVRDV
- the mraY gene encoding phospho-N-acetylmuramoyl-pentapeptide-transferase codes for the protein MLYFLHLLKDDFIFLNVFKYITFRSFGAGLTSFVLCVLLGKKLIDLLKAAQLQETIRKEGPSSHGVKAGTPTMGGIFIVMAIMISSLLWTNFLIDKVMLVLLFTASFAILGFFDDFMKIKRGKGIRARVKFLCQTLIAVTFVVILCMNESGSFSMSMRAGESVVYPSTSVVSPFIKQAVVDLGYLYILFALLVTVGSSNAVNLTDGLDGLAIGSIAIVTTTYIIFAYLAGNLQFASYLQIPHVQGAGELAIFLAAVGGACLGFLWYNSHPAEVFMGDVGSLSLGAAIGFSALMIKQEILLIVAGGIFFVETLSVIIQVISFRSTGKRVFRMTPLHHHFELAGWAESKVVVRFWIICVVLSILALSSLKIR
- the rsmH gene encoding 16S rRNA (cytosine(1402)-N(4))-methyltransferase RsmH produces the protein MVSKRIRAAGTSSEPQEQFHSPVMVKEVVEYLDLPEGAIVVDSTVGLGGHSEHILNEYPSISKLIGMDVDQATISLAKGRLSANAEKVEIVKRNFIHIKNTVNSMGIEYVDGIIADLGISSFQLERSGKGFSFNRNEFLDMRMDAGLQFSAYDLVNEMRGEELEYILRKYGEEKFARRIANSIMKSRTKKPIQTSLELASIISNSIPKKFHPKKTHPATKTFQALRISINNELDNLAIFIEEAVKILNTGARLVIISFHSLEDRIVKNMFRKLDSPCACPPDLPVCACGEFQQVRRVTRSVVRPGRREVEENPKARSSKMRVAEGV
- the mraZ gene encoding division/cell wall cluster transcriptional repressor MraZ gives rise to the protein MFRGRYEHTMTKTGRVSIPSKFREVCRKKYSDETFVITNFDRYLIAYPMREWNELEKKLSKISITDSEVTSSIRYLMGNAVDCPIDNQGRVLIPQSLRSYAAIETEVVLVGMLKKIEIWSKEIWEKENGSGAFETFIQSREVLAGYGL
- the murJ gene encoding murein biosynthesis integral membrane protein MurJ, which produces METREDHTDKWGLVSFLTLLSRIVGYLRDVVVAAIFGAGFQTDAFYVAFRIPNLLRRLFAEGSLAAIFVPIFSEYLESGDRRGAKDALRSTFTVLFIILVLVVALGIIFSPWLVKLFAYGFDQKTFDLAVYLNRLVFPYVLFISLTALAMGVLNSVRHFFAPAFSPVLFNLCVIASALFLYREFEVPIVSLCFGILGGGVLQLLLHLFYLREEKFMFGFAKTFNHPAVRRLAVLMFPQLFGIAVYNLNILVNTQYASFMSEGTVSYLYFAERIIEFPLGVVAVSLATVTLPALSGYAARDDYGGFGAEYQRSLRRILFIMVPAMVGIVALRVPLCNFLYQHGQFDYAAVVNTSQAILGYGLGLFAVGGIRITVPAFFALQDTRTPVKVAFFCFLLNAVCGFVLGFVFSLDHLGLALASSISSVANFVLLVVLLNGRLGHFLSRDMLFFSLRILAIAVVMGFAVSAVAGFSNWSESGFSFHKALVMAASVGSGVILYFLLAKIVGIKEVEMFSFLKRG
- a CDS encoding UDP-N-acetylmuramoyl-tripeptide--D-alanyl-D-alanine ligase, whose translation is MRFSLDFLLNSTGGSLVGGKMPVGASGVSIDSRNIEKNQLFVAIEGPNFDGHDYVAEAFEKGSAGAIVEKYPQIQDSKRNCGAIIKVESTQKALLEMSRHWRNSFPDLKVAAITGSNGKTTTKNMTHSILSVSGSVLSTHGNLNNQIGLPLNLLKLEKSHDFCVLEMGMNSFGEIRTLADIASPDVGTITTVGKAHLEGMKNLEGVAKAKGELVENFGEENTFCVNIDDPWVEKIAARVRCRKITYGVASPEAFIRADDISHEEMESIEFTIHIGNQSARARIRGIGTHNVSNALSASALAHSLGCGMSEILAGLEKYVPSAMRLEVIRTPFGFRVINDSYNANPDSMRAALDELVAHRRGKAKAVAVLGDMLELGENSEKEHQMIGEHISKLDLHMVIAMGEFSRSLVSSVRGQTACHVAESPQEAAALLLDACREDDLVLVKGSRGMKMETVIQMLYEK
- a CDS encoding UDP-N-acetylmuramoyl-L-alanyl-D-glutamate--2,6-diaminopimelate ligase, giving the protein MRLSDVLRNAGIEAITGSKNPGDTEITGITLNSQNVEPGSLFIAIRGKVTDGHNYVASAVEKGAVALLLEEISAEIPDLGVPFAKTSDSRAAASIVASNFHDHPSLAMKVVGVTGTNGKTTVSHMIEAGWKADGVNTGLLGTIENRYMGKTEPASLTTPDPIAFMSMLREMKDSGVTNVTVEVSSHALDLKRVDGCHFDAAIFTNLTQDHLDYHKTLEDYFRAKERLFSEILEKSAKKEVFSIINADDPFASRISASKKGLKITFSTEKKDSVVFAENFTLDFGGIKATLATPWGKVELDSKLMGKHNLYNMMAAAGTLLSLGSSPATTGRALSELRRIPGRLEKIESSLGIDVFVDYAHTPDALENVLACLKPFCAQRLITVVGCGGDRDRGKRPLMAAVGRRYSDMLIVTSDNPRTEDPERIIEDMTEGVEAQDTGVVVITEREEAIKNAVDKAVPGDTVLIAGKGHENYQIIGTEKIHFDDREIAEKHLEARERRGL
- a CDS encoding penicillin-binding transpeptidase domain-containing protein — protein: MPPVRGTLFDRNKKPLATSVWATSIYLNPKEVKNPDKLARTISKPLGLSRNKLISLTRSDKPFVWIKRGEDPGTAKKIEAMGLSGVGFAEEPKRIYPNGSLLGQAIGFTNIDLKGVEGLEYGFEKTLAGKPATVRIRTDGRGNSISDVLLNAKEQSTKGSDVLLTVDSNIQHMTETALEKGIKEMKADRGAALLMNPQTGEILSMASYPFFNPNRFGEFSQETRKNLPVWMSFEPGSTLKVFLAATLLEEKMGDENTEYDCENGKKRIGPKVIKDVHGHGILTVSETITYSSNICAWKMGETLGKKKLHDSLRNFGFGETVGVDLPGEATGRIQSLRDWGDIELATISFGQGISVTAIQLATALSSIGNGGYLMKPYIVKKIVSPEGKVLMERSPESVKRVISYDTSSKVTRILEQVVENGTGKNASIPGYRVAGKTGTAQMPNPQTGTYYENRYLSSFIGFAPADNPRLALVVIVENPREHNYGGVVAAPIFKSITEKVLFYMQIPPDKEKLEKMVMPDMVNKSARAVMKWAEKEEVSVRFIGNGYVVSQHPPSGKKIRRGTDCTFILKQNI
- a CDS encoding DUF4911 domain-containing protein, which encodes MSVFFIKLADKSSNVLLQAILGTYGHLMWVRTEVPKEMIVKVITTPELTSETRRVLEALRGEIEFDFVDPPRSGDPPED